ATGACTTTCTGTTTAACGATCTCTTTTACTTTGGAGATCAGATCTTCCTTGATCTTCGTAATATTTACATTGACGTAGGAAAGTTCTTTGGGAATAAAATCGACGGCACCGAGTTCAAGCGCTTTTAAAGTTGAATCGGCTCCCTCTGTTGTTAAAGAACTTACCATAATTACAGAAGTGGGACACTCGTTCATTATCTTTTTAAGAGCCGTAAGACCATCCATTACGGGCATTTCAATATCGAGTGTTGCCACATCCGGTCTCAGGTTTTTGACCAGTTCTAATCCTTCCTGACCGTTACGTGCGGTACCAATTACTTTTATATCAGGATCGCTTTCCAGCATAATAGAGAGGGACTTGCGCATAAATGCAGAATCGTCCACAATCACAACAGAAATTTTACGATTCAATTCTTTTTCTCAGCTTATTGAATAATTCGTTAATGTCCAGGATTATTATAACCGTACCATCCCCCATAATAGAAGAACCAGCTATTCCGTCAATCTTCCCTAAATAATCACCCAAGGATTTAATAACAACTTCCTGCTGACCCACCAGCTGATCCACTTTAATTCCGAATCTTTTTTCAGCAATTCCAACTTCTACTATATACTGCCAACCGCTATCATTGTGACCGTTACCGTTATTACTAATCAACTCATCAAGCGAAATAATAGGGAGTATTGAATCTCTTAAGTGTACAACCTCCTTTCCGTTGATAGTTTCAATATCGCTTACACTCACTCTAAGAACTTCAATTACAGAATGGAGCGGAATAACAAAAGTCTGACCGTGTGCTTTTACTATCATTCCGGAAATTATCGCAAGCGTTAAGGGGAGTCGTAAAATCATTGTTGTTCCCTTACCGACTTCGGACTCAACAGAGATAGTACCTCTCAACTTTGCAACGTTAGTTTTAACCACGTCCATTCCGACCCCGCGTCCCGAAACGTTAGTAACCACTTCGGCAGTTGAAAATCCGGGATGGAAAATAAGATTATATGCCTCCTGTCTGGAAAGTTCTTTTACTTTTTCACGGGAAATAAATCCTTTGGAAACGGCCTTCTCTTTAATCATTTCCGGATCGATTCCCTTTCCGTCGTCGATTACTTTTATGGCAATATTATTTCCTTCATGTTCGGCCGAAAGTATTACTGTTCCTTTTCTTTTTTTACCTTTGGATTCTCTAACGTCAGGTGATTCAACTCCGTGATCAATTGCATTCCTTATCAGGTGCACAAGGGGGTCGTTGATTTCTTCAATCAGGTTTTTATCTACTTCTGTTTCCTCGCCGTTAATTATCAATTCCACTTCCTTATTAAGGTCTTTGCACATGTCTCTAACGACCCTCGGGAAACGGTTAAAAACCTTACCTATTTTAATCATTCGCAACTTCATAACAACAAGCTGGAGCTCACTCGTCATAAGGTCGATCTGTTTGGTTGCATCTCCAAGATCTTTAGCAAATACGCTTCCTTCGTTTTCGAGTGAATACTGTGAATTCAGCTGTGCAAGCCGGTTCCTGCCAAGCACAATTTCCGATGCAATATTAAGAAGAGCATCGAGCCGGTCGATATCAACACGAATTGTATTATCAGCCTTTTTATTATCCTGGTGAACTTGCCTGATAGTGTTTTCTTTAACAGGTAAAACAGATTTAGTCACATCCGGTGTCACAGATTCACCGATCTGAGCCTCTTCAATTATTTGAATCTCAGAATTGATTTCAGTCTGATCGGGTGAATTGATATTTTCATAAAGTGAAACAAGTTTTGCAATCACATCTTCAACTTCAATCTCTTCATTCTTATCGTTCTCAATAACAAGGAGAAGTTCTTTAATTGTATCGTAACCGAGGATAATTCCATCCATCAGGGAGGAGGAAAGTTTGGCTTCACCTTTTCTAAGTTTATTAAGGATATCTTCGCATTTATGAGTAACCTCGGGCAGTTTTTCGAGTCCCAGGAATCCCGACGTCCCTTTTATAGTATGGAAAGAACGGAAGATCTTATTAAGCAGATCGACATCATCAGGGCTCTTCTCAAGAAGAATCAGGTCTACATCCAGCTTTTCCAGAATTTCTTTTGTTTCGAGGAGAAAGCTCTCAACAATTTCCTTCATTTCGGGA
This Melioribacteraceae bacterium DNA region includes the following protein-coding sequences:
- a CDS encoding chemotaxis protein CheA; its protein translation is MQNPMLVDPEMKEIVESFLLETKEILEKLDVDLILLEKSPDDVDLLNKIFRSFHTIKGTSGFLGLEKLPEVTHKCEDILNKLRKGEAKLSSSLMDGIILGYDTIKELLLVIENDKNEEIEVEDVIAKLVSLYENINSPDQTEINSEIQIIEEAQIGESVTPDVTKSVLPVKENTIRQVHQDNKKADNTIRVDIDRLDALLNIASEIVLGRNRLAQLNSQYSLENEGSVFAKDLGDATKQIDLMTSELQLVVMKLRMIKIGKVFNRFPRVVRDMCKDLNKEVELIINGEETEVDKNLIEEINDPLVHLIRNAIDHGVESPDVRESKGKKRKGTVILSAEHEGNNIAIKVIDDGKGIDPEMIKEKAVSKGFISREKVKELSRQEAYNLIFHPGFSTAEVVTNVSGRGVGMDVVKTNVAKLRGTISVESEVGKGTTMILRLPLTLAIISGMIVKAHGQTFVIPLHSVIEVLRVSVSDIETINGKEVVHLRDSILPIISLDELISNNGNGHNDSGWQYIVEVGIAEKRFGIKVDQLVGQQEVVIKSLGDYLGKIDGIAGSSIMGDGTVIIILDINELFNKLRKRIES